From the genome of Nicotiana sylvestris chromosome 2, ASM39365v2, whole genome shotgun sequence, one region includes:
- the LOC138885398 gene encoding uncharacterized protein, whose amino-acid sequence MAKELKKLMSRVHGVEGGKGIEGLNYEDLCIQPDVELPEGYKPPKLEMFDGTGDSKVHLKTYYDKFVGVGKDERIRMKLFMRSLIGDALSWYISQNPKKRVNWVSMASDFMDRFRFNSENAPDVFYIQNLKKKATETFREYATRWRSEAARVRPALEEEQMNKFFIRAQDPQYYERLMVIENHKFSDIIKLGERIEERIKSGMVTNFEALHATNKVLQSGGISKKKEVGVVMVAYGPKSLLTYQKPPPTYQSSPPRYSQPTTAYHTYNTHPTYYHSLPTRQNYQKPKPNYDRRSPRQYTPLAEPIDQIYERLKSAGYVTFIPAVAMENSS is encoded by the coding sequence atGGCCAAAGAGCTCAAGAAGCTCATGAGCCGAGTACATGGTGTTGAAGGAGGCAAAGGAATTGaaggtctgaattatgaggatTTGTGCATTCAGCCGGATGTGgaactgccagagggttacaaacctcctaagttagAAATGTTTGATGGAACGGGTGACTCGAAAGTACATTTAAAAACATACTATGATAAGTTTGTGGGTGTtggaaaggatgaaaggattcgcatgaagctgttcatgaggagtctcaTTGGAGATGCCCTATCTTGGTATATCAGTCAGAATCCCAAGAAGCGGgttaattgggtaagcatggcgtcagacTTTATGGATCGATTCAGGTTTAActcagagaatgcaccagatgtcttctatatacagaatctaaagaagaaagcaacagaaactttccgcgagtatgctactcgatggaggtcagaagctgcaaGAGTCAGGCCAGCATTAGAGGAAGagcagatgaataaattcttcatcAGGGCCCAGGATCcccaatattatgaaaggttaatggtcatcgaaaatcacaagttctccgacatcatcaaactcggagaaaggattgaagaaaggATTAAGAGTGGGATGGTGACCAATTTCGAGGCATTGCATGCCACGAACAAAGTATTGCAATCAGGgggtatatcaaagaagaaagaagtgggGGTAGTAATGGTGGCCTATGGTCCAAAATCTCTACTCACATACCAAaaacctccacctacataccaatcatcacctcccagatattctcaacccactaccgcctatcacacttataacacccatCCAACCTATTATCATTCACTTCCAACCCGTCAGAACTatcaaaaacccaaacccaattatGATCGCAGGTCGCCCAGACAATATACCCCtcttgctgaacccattgaccaaaTATATGAAAGATTGAAGTCTGCTGGATATGTCACCTTCATTCCTGCTGTTGCAATGGAAAACTCCTCCTAG